The proteins below are encoded in one region of Polypterus senegalus isolate Bchr_013 chromosome 2, ASM1683550v1, whole genome shotgun sequence:
- the fzd4 gene encoding frizzled-4 — MRWICVVDLLAFLLIGFLPQVRGFGDEDEMRCDPIRISMCQNLGYNVTKMPNLVGHELQSDAELQLTTFTPLIQYGCSSQLQFFLCSVYVPMCTEKINIPIGPCGSMCLSVKRKCEPVLKEFGFVWPEALNCSLFPPQNDHNHMCMEGPGDEEIPYHTSKTSLQPLEEECQTMGVSSDQYILVKRSQKCVLKCGYDAGLYSRSAKEFTDIWMAVWAVLCFVSTSFTVLTFLIDSSRFSYPERPIIFLSMCYNIYSIAYIVRLTVGRERISCDFEEASEPVLIQEGLKNTSCAIVFLLMYFFGMASSIWWVILTLTWFLAAGLKWGHEAIEMHSSYFHIAAWAIPAVKTIVILIMRLVDTDELTGLCYVGSQHIDALTGFVVAPLFTYLVIGTLFIAAGLVALFKIRSNLQKDGAKTDKLERLMVKIGVFSVLYTVPATCVIACYFYEISNWTVFRYSAEDSNMAVEMLKIFMSLLVGITSGMWIWSAKTLHTWQKCSNRLVSSGRTKREKRTENWTKQGKGNETVV, encoded by the exons GATTTCCATGTGTCAAAACTTGGGATACAATGTTACAAAAATGCCCAATCTAGTAGGGCACGAACTTCAGTCTGATGCTGAGCTGCAGCTGACCACATTCACCCCGTTAATTCAGTACGGGTGCTCCAGCCAGTTGCAG TTCTTCCTCTGCTCAGTCTATGTTCCCATGTGTACAGAGAAGATCAATATCCCAATTGGCCCATGTGGTAGCATGTGCCTCTCCGTGAAAAGAAAGTGTGAGCCTGTCCTGAAGGAATTTGGATTTGTGTGGCCGGAGGCTTTAAACTGCAGCTTGTTTCCTCCTCAGAATGACCACAACCATATGTGCATGGAAGGACCAGGTGATGAAGAAATCCCTTATCACACAAGCAAAACCTCTCTGCAGCCTCTGGAAGAGGAATGTCAGACTATGGGGGTCAGTTCAGACCAGTACATCTTGGTCAAAAGGAGCCAAAAGTGTGTCTTAAAGTGTGGGTATGATGCAGGCCTATACAGCAGATCTGCCAAAGAATTCACAGATATTTGGATGGCTGTGTGGGCTGTTCTATGTTTTGTATCAACCTCGTTTACTGTTTTGACCTTCCTTATTGATTCATCCAGATTCTCATACCCGGAAAGACCCATCATTTTTCTTAGCAtgtgttataatatttatagCATTGCTTATATTGTGAGATTGACCGTGGGCAGAGAGAGGATATCTTGTGACTTTGAAGAGGCGTCTGAGCCAGTGCTTATCCAGGAGGGGCTTAAGAACACCAGCTGCGCCATTGTCTTCCTTCTCATGTATTTCTTTGGGATGGCTAGCTCCATCTGGTGGGTAATCCTGACATTAACCTGGTTTCTAGCTGCAGGTCTTAAATGGGGACATGAAGCTATAGAGATGCACAGCTCTTATTTCCACATTGCTGCCTGGGCAATCCCAGCAGTGAAAACCATAGTGATTTTAATTATGCGGCTTGTGGACACTGATGAGCTAACGGGACTGTGCTATGTCGGGAGTCAACACATTGATGCACTTACTGGTTTTGTGGTGGCCCCTTTGTTTACTTATTTGGTGATTGGGACTTTGTTCATAGCTGCTGGTTTGGTAGCATTGTTTAAAATCCGATCCAACCTTCAAAAGGATGGTGCTAAGACTGACAAACTGGAAAGACTAATGGTAAAAATTggtgtattttcagttttatacactGTCCCAGCAACATGTGTCATTGCGTGTTACTTTTATGAAATCTCTAATTGGACTGTCTTTCGCTACTCTGCTGAGGACTCAAACATGGCTGTGGAAATGTTAAAGATTTTCATGTCTCTTTTGGTTGGCATTACATCAGGAATGTGGATTTGGTCAGCCAAGACTTTACACACATGGCAAAAGTGTTCAAACCGGTTGGTGAGTTCTGGAAGGACGAAACgagaaaaaaggacagaaaattGGACAAAGCAAGGCAAGGGCAATGAAACTGTGGTATAA